From a single Papaver somniferum cultivar HN1 unplaced genomic scaffold, ASM357369v1 unplaced-scaffold_19, whole genome shotgun sequence genomic region:
- the LOC113338305 gene encoding phospholipase A1-IIdelta-like, with translation MNKMEMSKTEWEEILGSNQWKGLLEPLDLNLRNLILRCGDFCQGTYDSFDSDGHSKYCGSCRFGKTGFFKKVANKLAENDYIVDSFLYATSKIDLPKAFLCFSYSDEAWSTKSNWIGYIAVSTDEASERLGRREIYVAWRGTIRTLEWMNVLEAVQTSVKTLLKPEALATTTKDVRHWYDFFTCKNDNDDDGDDEDDDQPKVMKGWLAVYNSDNPNSQFTKLSARTQLLTKIRALVTKYRDENVSVVLTGHSLGASLAILSAFDLVENGLSKIPVTAIVFGSPQIGNDAFKERLDSFSNLRILHVKNEIDLLTHYPSKLLGYAYTGVELVIDTRKSKSLKDSKNPSDWHNLQAILHIVAGWNGKDGEFDLKVKRSVALVNKSCDYLKDEVLVPGSWWVERNKRMVLNEDGEWIMAIPDEEDLPVLEEY, from the coding sequence AtgaacaaaatggagatgtctaAAACTGAATGGGAGGAAATACTAGGAAGCAATCAATGGAAAGGCTTACTGGAACCACTTGATTTAAACCTTCGGAACCTGATACTCCGGTGTGGGGATTTTTGTCAAGGAACATACGACTCATTCGACAGCGATGGACACTCTAAATACTGCGGTAGTTGTCGTTTCGGGAAAACTGGGTTCTTCAAGAAAGTTGCTAATAAGTTGGCAGAAAATGAttacatcgtcgattcgtttctCTATGCAACATCGAAAATCGACCTCCCAAAAGCTTTCTTATGTTTCTCGTACTCCGATGAAGCTTGGAGCACTAAATCTAACTGGATTGGTTACATTGCAGTTAGCACTGACGAAGCTAGTGAAAGATTAGGAAGACGGGAAATATATGTAGCGTGGCGTGGAACGATAAGAACACTTGAATGGATGAATGTTCTTGAGGCTGTGCAGACGTCAGTTAAGACGTTATTGAAGCCGGAAGCGCTAGCTACTACTACTAAGGATGTTCGCCATTGGTATGATTTTTTCACCTGCAAAAATGACAACGATGATGACggagacgacgaagatgatgatcaaCCAAAAGTTATGAAAGGTTGGCTTGCAGTTTACAACTCTGATAACCCAAATTCTCAGTTCACCAAGTTAAGTGCAAGAACCCAGTTGCTTACAAAGATAAGAGCACTAGTAACTAAGTACAGAGATGAAAATGTCAGTGTAGTACTTACAGGTCATAGCCTGGGTGCAAGTTTAGCGATTTTAAGCgcgtttgatttggttgagaacGGGTTATCTAAAATTCCGGTGACGGCCATCGTATTTGGTTCCCCACAGATAGGGAATGATGCGTTTAAGGAGAGGCTGGATTCGTTTTCTAACCTGCGGATTTTACACGTAAAGAATGAAATCGATCTTCTAACTCACTATCCTAGTAAGTTATTGGGGTATGCTTATACCGGAGTGGAGCTTGTGATTGATACTCGCAAATCGAAAAGTTTGAAGGACTCGAAAAATCCAAGTGATTGGCATAATCTACAAGCTATTCTCCATATAGTTGCAGGTTGGAATGGTAAGGACGGCGAATTTGACTTGAAAGTGAAGAGAAGTGTTGCATTAGTTAACAAATCGTGTGATTATTTGAAGGATGAGGTTTTAGTTCCGGGTTCATGGTGGGTTGAGAGGAACAAAAGGATGGTGCTCAATGAAGATGGGGAATGGATTATGGCAATTCCGGATGAAGAGGATTTACCTGTACTTGAAGAGTACTGA